The genomic region TGTTTTTATCGTAAAGTGGTAGACAGCAAGGCCGTATTATGCAATACTGGTCTGCCTATTCCGAGGTAGCTCAATTGGCAGAGCACTCGACTGTTAATCGATAGGTTGTGGGTTCAAGTCCCACCCTCGGAGCCACAAAAAACCGCCCAACTGGGCGGTTTTTATGGCTTTGTACCGGGAAGTACTTGAATAACACCTTGAGCTGATGGATTGTTGGCGCTTCCAGGGTGGCATCTACATATGCCTTGCTGCTGAGACTTCACCTCTAAAAATAAACTGCTTGACGCCTTCGTCATGCGTTTCAATCGCATCTACACCGTAGGTCTCTTTGACCATACGTGTTGTGAGAACTTCTTGTGGGTGACCGCGGCAAGCAATCTCACCATTGCTAAGGACAATAACCTCATCACAGTATCGAGAGACCAAATTGAGGTCATGCAAAATGATTACACCAGTTGAGATGACATTTCTTAAAAGGGCGAGAATCTGATGCTGATACTTGATATCGAGGTGATTGGTTGGTTCGTCAAGCAACATACAAGGGCATGCCTGTGCTAGCCCACGAGCAATGAGTACTCTCTGGCGTTCACCGCCTGAGAGGGTGTCGAAATAGCGATGTTTGAACGTATCCATACCAACTTGAGCTAGTACGTTCTCCGCAATCTCCTGATCGTTACGACTGAAACCCTGGATGTCTTTGCGATGCGGTGAGCGACCTAATAAGACAAGATCAAGAACGCGCATACGAGCGATGTTATGTTCAAATTGAGCAACAACGGAAAGCTCTCGTCCAACCTGTGATGTTTTAAGCTGGGCAATCGGTTTCCCAGATAATTTGATCTCTCCTTCTGCGACTGGCTGTGCACCAAACATCGTTCGTAGTAGCGTAGTTTTTCCTGACCCATTTGGTCCGGCAATACCTAGAATCTTTCCTAAAGAAACCTGGAATGACACATCCTTTAGTGCCTGATAGCCTCCAAAATATACCGATACGTGACTTACGGTGAGAGGAAAATCAGCCATCCCGTAGTTACCTTCTGAAGCGTTAATTCTTCTTTATCTGATCTGCGAGTTCGATCATGCCATAAATTGCGCCAGGGGAAGCATATGCTGCTGCCGATTCTATAAAAAATATCTGATTGTTTTTGACCGCTTTCATTTCGCTATATCCAGGAATCTCCTTTAAGCGATCAAGTGTAGACTCTTTAGTTGCACCGCCCATTCCTTCGAGTATTACGATCATATCGGGATCTGACTTAACAAAGGCTTCTGGTGCGATAGGTCCTTGATGGGGGTGATAATTTGGATCGATAGCTGAATGAATCCCGAGGGTATCATTAATTTCACCCATAACACCTTTTTGTCCATAGCTAAACAGCTCTGTATCCTCACCAAAATAATATGCATATGATACAGATCTACCTTGCCCTAGATTTTCTTTCTTTATAGTATCAATTTGATCTTTTAATTCTTGAACTGTTTTATCAGCTTCTGAAGAAGTATTCAGTAGTTGTCCAAGTTCGGTTATTTCTGACAAGATGTTATCAAAAGATTCATTTTCGGGTACGTCTGGATAAAAGTAATGGCACTCAGGATTGTCAACGACAGCAGGTATTTTCTTTTCTGTGACTTGAGTGGGAGTTAGGTTTGTGGGAGAAAAGCCACCTCCATACGCAAGGTCGGGATCTAATCCAACAAGACCTTCTAATGAGAGATCACCAGATAATACTTTAATATTATCAGCACGTGTGCCAATCCAGGCGGCAGGAGGCTCATCGAATTCATTGGCTCGTGCAATGATGTGCTGTTCAGCTCCGGCCGCAACTAGGTATGCCAGTCCGGTAACACCAAGTGAGACTACTTTCTGGGGGGTTGAATTAAGCACTATCTCTTGATTACAGCTTTTAACCGTCTTTGGAGTAGTGACAGACTCGCTGGTAGAAGCTGATGAACCTGTAGATGATTCATTAGTTGAACCACAACCTGATAGTGAACCTATCATAAGAATAAGTGTGGTGATTGCTACTGATTTGATTCTGGACATGATCGTACCTCTCTATTGATATTCGTTTCGGTTTTTAACCAGACTCATCAACATCGGGGTGCCGACAAGCGCGGTGAGAATTCCAATGGGCAGTTCGGCGGGTCGGATAATCATTCGCGTAAATGTGTCAGCGATAACAACGAGTAAGGCCCCTAATAATGCACATATGGGTAGATTTACCCTTGCTACTGAACCTACTAAATATTTAGCTAGATGAGGAATAACTAACCCTATAAACCCAATAGATCCGGTGAGTGAGACTAAAGTTGCAACAGTAAAGGCCACAATTATGATGAGAAAGTTTCGATAGAATGATGGGTTTGTACCCAAAGACCGGGCGGTATCATCTCCTAATTCCAGGAGATCAATCCGGCGACCTAACAAGAGCAGAAGAATAAATGCGAGTAAAACGACGGTGCCAGCTGTCGACACGTCCTTCCAGGAAGCTGATCCAAGTGAGCCCAGGGTCCAGAACATCACTGATTTGGTCCCCGCTGCATTCTTTGCCATCAAGGTAATCAAACTCGTGATAGCTGAAAAGAAGTAGGTTACCGCCATCCCTGCAAATATGATCCTTGTAGGTGTGGTTCTTCCTCCAGAGATAGCCAGTAAACCGACCGCAACAATCGCGGCTAACGCCCCAAGGAATGCACCAACTGTTACACCTAGTGTGGATAACAACTCGCTACTTCCTCCGAGAACAATAACAAGAGCAGCACCTGTGGATGCACCCGAAGAAATACCCAATATGTAGGGATCGCCTAACGGATTACGAAGAAGCGATTGGATGGTTAACCCCGAAATACCTAACCCGGCACCAACGATAGTACCAAGTAAGGCACGAGGCAAACGAATTTCATTAATAATCTCAATATCTACTGTTGATATGGAGAATGGCTTGGTTTCTCCAAAAAAATATATTCTTAGGCCATCTAGAGTGTCTGATATAGAAATATCAGTAGCACCAATCATAATAGCTAGAATTATTGAAAATAATAGTAATATTAAAAGTGCGCTGATGAGTACTATTCTGTGGATAGTGGGTATTATCATAAAATCAACTTTCACCTATGCCTATTAGTTAGTGAATAGTCTATTGATGTAATTCCATAATTGCTATACCTGTAATATATTCTTTCTTCCATCATTGCAATCTTCCGATTAATATAGGATTCTCTACAGGTCGATAATTCCCCCATAGGTGATATACGTAATTATTTTTTGGCTTTACCTAAAAGCACCTCTCTTCCGTCGCAATGGCTGATGCACACAGAAGTGGGAGGGGTCGCCATACGTGATCAATAGAACGCTGTTAAGCGCCGTGCCTGTTTCGCTCCCTTCACAGGAAAGGCATCAGCAGGGCTAACCCCAATCGGAGCTGTGCCCAGTGCTAGGAGGTGGTGGGCTATATCGAGCTCTTTTGCCAGAGCCGTATACCAGATAATAGATTGGAGATTGTTTATCATAATAGTAAGGTTAAGACACCTTAACTATCATTTACCAATTTACGCATTGAGCTTTTAAGGAGGGATCGCTATGTAATGCTGGTTCTGCAATGGCACCGATCCTCTGGGTACATCCTTTCCCTAAAATGCAGTCTTTGGCATCCGTCCTTGCTGGTGATAGTCGGTTGGTGACTGACCACTGCAGAATTGAAGAAGTCTGCGACCGCGGGCATCGACGTCGAAATCGTTGAGGTTGTGAGCACGGTTACAGATCGGATCACACTGACGAATTGGCATCATGGTCAAACAGCGATCTCATAAGACTGGGCCCAGCGTTTTGACATAAGATGCTGAGGGGCGGGGGGCTCTTGGCCTCGTATGCTCCTCGCTGTTACGCATTCAATCAGAAGGTTAGGAATAATGTTTGCCTGGGAGTCAGTGGCTTCGCTTATAGGCAATCTTTGATGGCTTATTCCTCTTTAATGCGGCTGTCGAGCTAGGTTGGCGTGAAACACTGCTACCAGAGGAAGATATTAATTATTTTCTGATGCCTCATACTTAACTGTCAATATTGATACGAGAGAAGTGACGTGTTTGCTAAACAACGAAAAATCATGCAAGCTGCACAGCTTACCTTTTGGCTGTTGCTGCCATCTATTATTGCTGGATTATTAACATACGGAATATTTATTGCTGTGGCGGTACTGAATGCCTATCTCTTTACAGAACTTCTAGGACAACGAAATATTTCTCGTATTGTCGTACTCGTAGTTATTATCGTAGCGTTGCTTTTGATTCGACCAATTGTTGGAGTTATTGGGCAGCTCCTTCAAAACCGTGCCGGTTTAATAGTCAAACACAATTTACGTACGGAGCTTATCAAAGAGTTGTACTCCCAAGGTCCTATGCGTATGGAGTATGGCCGTTCAGGAACTATACAATCAGTAGTCACTGATGGTGTGGAAGCTATTGAGTCTTACTTCATAAAGTATTTTGTTCAGATTATCGTTACAACCGTAGTCGCAGCTACCCTCAGTATAGGTATTGCCCAGATAAGCCTGTCAATCGCATTTGTTCTATTGTTGTGCGGAGTGAGTGTTGTATTGATTCCTCGTTTATGGGACAAAGCGCTTGCTGAGCGTGGATACACTCACTGGGTTGCGTATGAAGAACTAAATGCAGATTTCATTGATGCCATGATGGGTATGGCTACATTAAAGTCATTTGGTGCTGCAGATAGCTATGGGGTCCGACTGAATAAACAATCTCATCAACTGCTTACATCGACACTCGGCCAGCTTCGGCTTTCACTGGGGGAGAGCGGGCTAAGCGGCATGATGAAGGTATTGGGCCCTTCCCTCGGGGTAATCATGGCGATATTCCAAGTTCAGGCAGGAACATTGCCATTATCAGACATGTTTTTAATTACGATGCTCTCTGTAGAAATGTTCAGACCATTCAACCAGTTAACTGCTTGTTGGCATGAGGCTTTCTTTGGTATTTCTGCATTAACTTCAATGAATGCTATTTTTGATAAATCTACTAAAACAAAAATAGAGTCACCTGTAAAAACAATTTCACATAATCAAGTTGATATTCATTTTTCAAATGTGTCGTATCATTATATTGATTCATCATCATTGGCGATAGATAGAGTTACTTTTTCTATCGAAAACGGTCAATCTACTGCCCTTGTGGGACTTTCTGGTTCTGGGAAATCAACAGCCCTTGGATTACTTATGGGATTCGATACTCCAACTCAAGGGACAATCAGGATAAATGATCATACCCCTAATGATATTGAAATATCAGAAACGATAGCACTTGTACCCCAAGATCCAATTATTTTCCCCGGGACAATACGTGAAATACTACTTTCTGCAAATCCAGAAGCAACTGAAGAGATGATGCTTGAAGTTCTGGCTATTGCTCAAGCAGACCATATACACGATGAATCTAATACTCTAACAAGTAAACAAACTATTTTAGATTTGAGTATTACTGAGCATGCAAAAAACTTATCAGGTGGTCAGAAGCAACGTTTGGCGATAGCGCGTGCACTTATCCGTAATACGCCCGTCCTTGTTCTTGATGAATCGACATCTGCAATTGATACACAAACCGAGCAAATGCTATTAGCAGCTTTGCGTGAGGCGAGACCGAATCTGACGCTACTTTTGGTTACACATCGGATCGACACCGCGGCAAAAACAGACCATGTCATTGTCATGGCTAACGGACACGTTTCCTGTGCTGGCAATCCCGTCGAACTGGCAAAAGATCCTCACTCAGCCTGGTCAGAACTTGCACACGCCCACGAAGCAACGGAGTAGAACGATGAATGAAACGCTGAGAGCCATCATGCGGCTAGTACGCCAGCTTCGCGAGTGCACACCCTTATTTATTGCATCAACCGTGGTTACTGCATTAGCTCAGCTCACTTTCATGGGTGTGACGATGACCTCTGTTTGGATAACTACTCGGTTTATCGTCGATAACGACGCCATACTCACCGGCTTGATAAGCCTGCTTATCGTGTTAGTTGCCAGCCATGCCCTCACCACACTATTAGAAGTGTGGTGGTCTCATGAAGTCGCCTATCGCATTTTGCACACGTTTAGAGTTCATCTCTATGCGGCAATCAAACGTATCGCACCGCTTGGATTGCACGGCAAGCGAACGGCAGATGTTGCCTCGGCCGCGATGAGTGATGCCGAACAATTGGAATGGTTCTACGCCCACACCGCATCGACAGCTATTTGTGCAGTTATCAATCCGGTCATCGTGATCACTGTGCTATGCAGCATTGTTGGACCAGCCGGACTTGTGATGTTGTTTCCTGTAATCACGATGATTGGACTCCCGTTATTGCTCATGCCGCTTCAACAACGGCAAGGGGCTCACCTGCGTGATGCACTTGTGCAGTTGCGCGTGGCAGTACTCGATGCCATCCAAGGTCAGCGTGAGTTGCGTTCCTTAGGCATGGTTGCGCAACAACAACATGAGATTGAGCGCCTCACGGTCCATGTCCAAAGAATCAATAATCGCCAAACTATCCGCAAAACCATAGAAATGGCCTATGCCGAACTCGCAACTGCAACTGGCACAACGATACTGCTTGTGGTGCTTACCGGATGGGTGCTTGATGGTCAGTTTGAGAGCACACTGCTGCCGTTGGCCATCGTCATGGCCGGTATGAGCACGACACCCGCGGTCGGGCTGGTTGCCATGCTAGGCAGACTCGGTGAAATCGGTGCCTGTGCGAAACGCATCACCACCATTCTTGATGCTGAGGACCCCATCCCGAGTCAACCCGATACCGGGCTATCCAAAGTTGAGGGGCATCCCCAAACTCTGGTAGCCGATAATCTCAGTTTCTCCTATGACGTTCAACCGGTATTAAACCAGGTCAGTCTCGTGGCAAGCCCAACCCGATCCATCGCGATTGTGGGTCAGTCTGGGGCGGGGAAAACCACCTTTGCCAATCTTGCGATGCGTTTTCTTGACCCAGATGCCGGTCAGATTTGTTTTGATGGATTAAACCTTCGTGGATATGACCCTGACGCCTACCGGCAACAGCTTGCACTCGTCCCACAAGATTGTCACATTTTTGCAGGAACGGTTCGCCAGAACCTTTCGCTGGCAAAACCCGAGGCAAGTGATGATGCCATCTGGGCTGCGCTCAGGGCGGCCAATATTGATCACCTTGTTACAACCCTTGGCGGGTTAGACAGTCGTGTTGGTGACCGAGGAACCACCCTGTCAGGCGGGGAACGTCAACGCATTGGTATCGCCCGTGCCTTTTTACGTAACCCAACCATGCTCATTCTCGATGAGCCGTTGGCCAATATTGACCCATTCTTAGAAAGGGCTATCGCATCAAACGTACGAAACCTGAGAGATAATCGAACCACGATCGTTATTGCCCATCGATTGGCTTCGATCAGCATTGCTGATCATATTGTGTTGTTACACAACGGCAGTATTGAAGCCCAAGGAACCCACCAAGATTTACTCGCTAACGAACGCTACGTTGAACTCCTCGGTGACCAGATTGAGCGTTAATGTCACACCCATAGCGAAGCAACCGGTGTAGGCCTACGGGGCTACCAGACCTCAGGACACCAGGGTGCGACTGGGGAACTGAAGGCTTGGTGCAGGGCAAGGGTGAGTGCCGGGGTGTGTATGGTAATCAGCTGCGCGCCTATGAGGGTATGCACGCTGTACCCACCCAGCCAGAGGGCTGCTAGACCACGAATATCCATCGTGCAGTCAACTGCGGCGCTATCTGCAATGCGCTCGGCACGTCCTCCTGAAGCCCCCAAGGTGAATCGCCAAACCCCGTTATTGCGTTCTAGGTGGTCATCAACGATACGAACTACACACGATAGGTCTGCAAAATAGTGGCGTGCCGCAATGGCTTTTGGCACATCCAAGATGCGGACGTACAGTGACTCGGTTGTTTTGGTTTCGGCATGGCGAGGTTGTACTAAACAAAAGTTCAGTGCGTCATCAGCCGGTCGCCACCAGGCGGTTACCTTGCCAACGAGGTCAACTTGGCATAGCCAGGCTAAGAGGGCGGCTTCGTCAACAGGATTGATTGCGACGGCTTCGTGGACGATCATTTCGTGGTTGGGGCCGAGATGATCGAAAGAAGATTTTAGATTGAAAATGGCATACGCCACGGGCTCATCGTCTCGATAGGCCACCACGGTTTGGAGTTCTCCACCTCCAAACCGGCGCCACTCAGCATCACCAATAAAGCGGTGTTTCCACCAGCGGGTATCACGACTCGTTAGCCCAGGACGGAATTGTCGCGCCTGGTCATACACCCTTGGAAGATCAATTTCTGCAATTGCAGGTGGTACTCGGCGTACATCATCAAGGGTGGGCGCATTCGGTCGTAACGGTACGGTGTCACCCACATCGATACTCATTAACGAGCTGGCCATACCGGCTTCAAACCCAAGACGTTCATAAAACCCAGGGCGGGATGCCCACAAGGCGGCCACTGGTTCATCTGCTTGGTGCATAGCACGAAGCATCAATGCTTTACCCAACCCCTTACGCCGGTGCGTTGTGTCAACAAACACGAGAGTGATTGCACACAATGGTGCGGTCGCACCTGGAACCGCAATATCCAATGGATATATACCGACATGTCCAACGATCCGGTCCGCAGCAAACGCCCCGACGCACCGGCTGGGATCTAAGGGGTCAATTTCAGCCGCCTGTGAATCGGGGGTTGTTTCTTCCCCAAATAAACGCTGGAAGGCACGAACCATATCTGGCAGTTCGTCTGGGGTTAGCGGTCGGATAGTAAGGTCAGTCATTGGACCGATCCTAGTCCTTGGCACGGTGCCAACCTATGCTGGACGTATGTTTGTAGATAACGTCCTCATCCACGTTAAAGGTGGAAAGGGCGGTGACGGTGTTACCAGCTTCCGTCGACAACCGTATGAGCCAAAGGGTCCGCCCGAAGGTGGCGACGGGGGTCGTGGTGGCAACGTGATTGCCAAAGCCGATGCCCGATTAAATACCCTGGTTGATTTCCATTACCGCCCTCACCGTCGGGCCGGTAACGGGAAAAACGGCAGCGGTGATTTACGCAAGGGCGCCGACGGTGCTGATGAAGTTATGGCTGTACCTATTGGCACACAGATTATTGATGTTGAAACCGGTGACCTGCTTGCTGACTTGGTGGTTGATGGCCAAGAAATTATTGTGGCCCAAGGGGGTCGTGGTGGCCGAGGCAACGCTCAATTCCGTACCCGTACACGCCGGAGCCCAGCCTTTCACGAATACGGTGTTCCTGGTGATGAGTTTCAGGTTCGTCTTGAACTCAAACTGGTTGCCGATGTCGCCCTCATTGGCTTTCCGAACGCCGGTAAGTCCAGCTTGATTCGTAAACTCAGTGCCGCCACCCCCAAGGTGGCTGATTATCCGTTTACCACCCTCACGCCCAATCTTGGTGTGGCGGACCGATATGACGTTGATTTTGTGGTGGCTGATGTCCCTGGGCTTATCGAAGGGGCTGCAGATGGAAAAGGGCTTGGCCATGAGTTTTTACGCCATGTCGAACGTGCCAAAGTCATTGTGCACGTACTCGACTGTGCCTCAGGGTATGCCGCAACCGATGAGGTTGGGGTCTATCGCTATGAACAACGTATCCCGACCGAGGATTTAGACGCGATTATTTCAGAACTGACCACCTATGAGCCTGCGCTACTTGAACGACCAGCCATTATCTGGCTGAACAAAGCTGACGCTGATCCCGATATGGCAGAGTTGGTTGCTGATGAACTTGTTGCCCAGGGCTGGGAAGTGCTTACAGGTAGTGCAGTGACCGGTGAAGGGGTTGATGCCCTGAAAAGCCGGTTAGCCACACTGGTTCAAGCGGTTCGTGCCAAAGAAGTTGCTGATCGGGCAGAGAATCTGACTGAAGCGGTACACGAAGGCCCCCGCCCAGTTGTTCGCCCTACGCGCATTATCCAACCAGATCCTATTGAGATACAAAAAGTTGGTCTTGGTGGCGGCCAAGTCGGTTGGATGGTGCATCACAAACGGTTTGAGCGTTGGATTAACCAGTTAGACATTACGAATGAAGATGCGGTTGCCTATCTCCAAGGCCGCTTGAAACGAGCCGGGTTAGAAGACGCACTCATAAAAGCTGGTGCAACCCCAGGTGATGAAGTGCAAATCGCTGACCGTGTCTTTTTCTTCCATCCCGACCATTGGGTTGGTGATAGTGAGGACATCGACGATGGGTGGGACGATGCCGAAGAATTTGGGGTTGAATACGTTGAATACGACGTATCAGACCTCCCATTCTCCCCGGTTCATGAGGTCACCGAAGATGGGAAACTGTCCTTTTACAATGACTGGTTCGCCCAACCTGGCAGCCCCACCTTCCAACACGATCATCCAGATACTGATAGACCAGTCGCCTAAAGGATAGGCATGCACGCTCCAAGACTTACGAAAGAGCAAGCACACCCTGCGGTTGTCAAAGTTGGCTCCTCATCACTCACCCTTGATGATGGCAATTTAAACCAAGATGCCATTCGAGAAACCGCCAAACAGGTTGCCCAGATTAAAGAATCTTTAGGGCGACCTGTGGTGTTAGTAACCTCCGGTGCGGTGGCCGCAGGATTTCATTCCTTGGGCTTTGCCGAACGGCCAAGTGATACGGGATGGTTACAAGCATCGGCCAGCGTAGGCCAGGGCTATTTGATGCACGCTTGGGAGAGTGTCTTTACTGAGTACGGACAAGTCGTTGGCCAGGTGTTGTTATCGGCTGATGACCTCTTAGATCGTCGCCGCTACCTCAATGCCCGGACCACGCTTACCGCATTATTGAGCTGTGATGCGATTCCGATTGTGAATGAAAACGATGCAGTTGTGACCGATGAGTTACGACTTGGTGACAATGACCGTCTTGCCGCACTCACGGCCTCAATGCTTGATGCATCCATGCTGGTACTCCTTACTGATGTGGACGGGGTTCACAATGGCCCCCCATCAGAAGGGCACCCGCTTATTCCCGTGATTGATGATTTAACTGCCTTAGATGAGCGTCACTTTGGTCGTTCAGGCTCGCGGGTTGGGAGTGGTGGTATGGCCAGCAAGTTAGAAGCTGCGCGTATTGGTGCAGCGAGTGGGCTGCCTACCGTCATTGCGAACGCCAAACGACCGAATGTCATTGTGGATGCGCTGGCGGGTAAACCGGTGGGGACAGTCATCCCCCCATTTCGTCATCGAACCGACTCGTCTCGGCTTTGGCGAGCCTTTGCCCACCCTGCAAAAGGTCAGATCGTCATTGATGATGGTGCTGTTGACGCACTCGTCAACCATGGGGCGAGCCTGCTTGCCGTTGGGATTAAATCAATCACCGGTGCATTCCCAGACGGTAGTTGTGTCCAGGTACTTGATACGCTGGGGAAACCGGTAGCTCGAGGTCGAGCCCGTTGTGGTGCCGTTTGCATAGATGACATGCTGACGAGTAGGAGTCCCCAAGGGGTCATCATTCACCGTGATGATTTGGTCGTTCTTCGTCAAGCCACTTGAACAAAGCAGGCGAGATCATTACATTGCCATGTAATCACTGATAAGGAGATAGGTATGAGATTGATACGGTTACTTGCGCATGGTGCACTAGCCAGCATTTTTATTTCGGCTGGGCTGAATGCATTTAAAAACCCAAAGCCATTGGCAGTAGTCGCTCAAGACACGATTGATGGTATGGGCAAGCGGGTTGAACAATTTACTGGCAGTTCAGCTCTTTCAGACGCTGATCCGAGCACCGTTGTTCGTGCGAATGGAGCGGCACAGGTCTTAGGTGGAATCAGCCTGTTCACTGGTATCTTCCGCAAACCTGCAGCACTTGGCTTAATTGCCAGCCTCATTCCCGTCACGGTGGCTGGACATCCGTTCTGGAAGATGAGTGGTGGTGACCGTGGCGCCCAACAAGTGCATTTCTTGAAGAATCTTGGGCTCATGGGCGGTCTGTTACTAGTAGCGACTGAACCTCGTCGTAAACCATTCATCTCGATTGGCTCTGGCACCCAACAGAGCATCAGTGACGCTGTTGGTGGTGTCGTAGACGCAAGTCTTCCCCGTGTCATGCGGCATTTGAATCCGTAAGGGCTGCTACCCTTCGGCCCATGTGGCTGAATGATGCACCTGCACTGGCCGCCAGCCGATCGGGTTGGCGGCCTTGCCTTGTACTCAGTTTGCTTGGCTGGACCGAGTGCTTGGTCCTCACGGTGTTGGGGCTTCGTCCTGATGCGGTACTCAGCACAATTGCCGGACCTATCAGTGCGCTAAGTCATGATGTCACCCTTGCATTCGCCCTGCCCATTCCCATACCTGTACTCGCCGGGCTGATGGGTGCAGCTATGGCGATTCGGCTCACCGTCTATAGCCAATTAACGGGGTGGGCGTGGATAACCTGGCTTCGGATCTGGCTTATTGGGCTGATTGTTGTTCTCCCTATCGGCGTTGCGCTCGTCGCCTTTGGCCTATCCGGTGTGCCCTACCTCTGGGCTGCTGCGGCTGTATTTGCCTGTGCATTAACCCCAGCGCTGGCAAGTGTGTTTGGGTTGCGATCCTGGCAATGGGCATTCGTAGCGCCAGGGGTTGCAACGATGATGGGTGCCTTTGCGGGGTTGACATCACCATCTCATGCACCCGTGATCATCGCCTTGGGTGTCCCCCTTGTTGCTATCGCGAGTGTACATAGTTTTGATCCCAACCCTGGGCCGATCCGTCCCTGGCGGGCTATGGCAACGGTCGGGGGAGTACTGGGCACGGTAATGTTTGGAACCGGTGTCTTATATGTGCTCTTGCAGCCCTCACCAGTTGCCCCACCTGTCATACAACGTCAACTAGAGCGCGCCTATGCAAGTAGTGACCCTCATCGTGTCATTCTGGTCGATGGATTTAATACCTCTCGGGCTACCTTGCCCTGGCTTGGAACGCCGCATCCCGTCACCTGGTATTCCTATGCGGGGCTTGACCACCTCGGCAATCCGTTACCGTATCGTGCTCGTGATACGTTGAGCGGTGTATTAGCTAACGTCGACAGCCTTGCTACCCAGATCATGCTTGAGCACCGGCGTGGGCCAGTCACCCTTGTTGGGATTAGCCAGGGAACATGGATTATTGAAGCAACGATCCACCGCCACCCTGAACTTCGTCCGGCCATTCGCCAGATCGTGCTTATTGATACGCCCTTGAGTACGAACTGGATTGATATTTACGCACCAAATACGCATGCGGGTTTAGAACTGATCGCTGCCCTTGTCCGTGCGGTTACCCCCGTGCGGATTGATACCCAAGGGCCGTTAGCCAGAGAGTTAACGAATGGCCAGTTACCCAGCCTTAGTACGTCAACGGGTATCCCGACTGTGTGGCTGCGTAGCGTCACCGATGCGGCCACGATGACACCCGTGCTATCGTCAGACACGACGGTGGTGACCTATTGGGGTGCTCATGCCCTCACGATCGGACTACCAAGTGGCCGGGATGCGGTGAGGCGGGTGATTGATGGAGATATGCAAAACCAGCCTGGGAGCGCGTTCGCCGCTTTGGTCATACGTGCGATTGCAGGAGCGTGGCAGCTGCCGTCTGCCTATAAATAGGGTGATGACCAGGGAAATAAAAGCCTGAACTTTAGTACAGGGAAGGCAAAACTTGCCGACAATTGGGTAGTAATCAAAAAATATTGAGAAAAACCCTTGACTGAACTAGGGATTTAAGGCAAACTCAACGATTCCCAGCAATCAAATGGACAGCACCGGCGCGGCCA from Stomatohabitans albus harbors:
- a CDS encoding iron ABC transporter permease; protein product: MKVDFMIIPTIHRIVLISALLILLLFSIILAIMIGATDISISDTLDGLRIYFFGETKPFSISTVDIEIINEIRLPRALLGTIVGAGLGISGLTIQSLLRNPLGDPYILGISSGASTGAALVIVLGGSSELLSTLGVTVGAFLGALAAIVAVGLLAISGGRTTPTRIIFAGMAVTYFFSAITSLITLMAKNAAGTKSVMFWTLGSLGSASWKDVSTAGTVVLLAFILLLLLGRRIDLLELGDDTARSLGTNPSFYRNFLIIIVAFTVATLVSLTGSIGFIGLVIPHLAKYLVGSVARVNLPICALLGALLVVIADTFTRMIIRPAELPIGILTALVGTPMLMSLVKNRNEYQ
- a CDS encoding ABC transporter substrate-binding protein; translation: MSRIKSVAITTLILMIGSLSGCGSTNESSTGSSASTSESVTTPKTVKSCNQEIVLNSTPQKVVSLGVTGLAYLVAAGAEQHIIARANEFDEPPAAWIGTRADNIKVLSGDLSLEGLVGLDPDLAYGGGFSPTNLTPTQVTEKKIPAVVDNPECHYFYPDVPENESFDNILSEITELGQLLNTSSEADKTVQELKDQIDTIKKENLGQGRSVSYAYYFGEDTELFSYGQKGVMGEINDTLGIHSAIDPNYHPHQGPIAPEAFVKSDPDMIVILEGMGGATKESTLDRLKEIPGYSEMKAVKNNQIFFIESAAAYASPGAIYGMIELADQIKKN
- a CDS encoding ABC transporter ATP-binding protein, which translates into the protein MADFPLTVSHVSVYFGGYQALKDVSFQVSLGKILGIAGPNGSGKTTLLRTMFGAQPVAEGEIKLSGKPIAQLKTSQVGRELSVVAQFEHNIARMRVLDLVLLGRSPHRKDIQGFSRNDQEIAENVLAQVGMDTFKHRYFDTLSGGERQRVLIARGLAQACPCMLLDEPTNHLDIKYQHQILALLRNVISTGVIILHDLNLVSRYCDEVIVLSNGEIACRGHPQEVLTTRMVKETYGVDAIETHDEGVKQFIFRGEVSAARHM
- a CDS encoding ABC transporter ATP-binding protein/permease, which gives rise to MQAAQLTFWLLLPSIIAGLLTYGIFIAVAVLNAYLFTELLGQRNISRIVVLVVIIVALLLIRPIVGVIGQLLQNRAGLIVKHNLRTELIKELYSQGPMRMEYGRSGTIQSVVTDGVEAIESYFIKYFVQIIVTTVVAATLSIGIAQISLSIAFVLLLCGVSVVLIPRLWDKALAERGYTHWVAYEELNADFIDAMMGMATLKSFGAADSYGVRLNKQSHQLLTSTLGQLRLSLGESGLSGMMKVLGPSLGVIMAIFQVQAGTLPLSDMFLITMLSVEMFRPFNQLTACWHEAFFGISALTSMNAIFDKSTKTKIESPVKTISHNQVDIHFSNVSYHYIDSSSLAIDRVTFSIENGQSTALVGLSGSGKSTALGLLMGFDTPTQGTIRINDHTPNDIEISETIALVPQDPIIFPGTIREILLSANPEATEEMMLEVLAIAQADHIHDESNTLTSKQTILDLSITEHAKNLSGGQKQRLAIARALIRNTPVLVLDESTSAIDTQTEQMLLAALREARPNLTLLLVTHRIDTAAKTDHVIVMANGHVSCAGNPVELAKDPHSAWSELAHAHEATE